A window of Deltaproteobacteria bacterium genomic DNA:
AAGCTGTTTCCCTGGGTCTGCGCCAAGTGCGGGCGTGAATTCGACGGCAAGAATCTCCGTCAACTGACGGTCCATCACAAGGATCATAACCACGATAACAATCCGCCCGACGGCAGCAACTGGGAACTGCTGTGCATCTACTGCCACGACAACGAGCATTCGAGATATCTGGATGCGGAATGGCAGGAAGCACCTAGTGCCGGAAGCCAGACAGCCACCACCTCCACGTACCAACC
This region includes:
- a CDS encoding HNH nuclease family protein — protein: MPQEKTPTKGSKLDEVIARAREDLERRQKTYRDRALKLFPWVCAKCGREFDGKNLRQLTVHHKDHNHDNNPPDGSNWELLCIYCHDNEHSRYLDAEWQEAPSAGSQTATTSTYQPFADLQALLKKTK